Below is a window of Fulvitalea axinellae DNA.
TTACAGGCATTGCTGAAAAATCATGACGTAACGCCAGAGCAGACCATGGCCTTCGGCGACTATCATAACGATATCGAGATGCTTCGTTCCGTCAAGTACAGCTTCGCTATGGCCAACGCTCAGAGTGAGGTAAAAGCTGTTGCTCAGTACGAAACGAAGAGCAATGACGAGTTGGGCGTGACATTCGCTCTGAAAGCTCTGCTTTCCGCTATAGAAAATAATCAGGCCTAAGGCCGATTACCGTAAACGGTGCCGGTTTTTTCCGGCGCCGCTTGCGCAAACCCCTCCGGCTGGTTACCTTGTGAACTGAATACTGTTTTTGGGGCGAACAAAAAGTATTTTTTTCAGTGAAGAGGTATAGCAGCATCAACGATTTGGCCAAAGACCTGAAGCTATCGGCGTCTACGGTATCCAGGGCGCTCAGCGACCATTATTCCATTTCGGACAAGACCAAGAAACGTGTTCGGGAATACGCCAAAAAGGTTGGTTACCAACCGAATCTCAACGCCTCAAACCTTATCCACCGGCGAACGAACATTATTGGACTTATAGTGCCGGGGATCACGAGCTATTTTTTCGCCACTATCCTAAAGGGTATTCTCAGTGTGTTGGACAAGGAAAATTACCGTCTCATTATTATGGAAACCGGCGACAGTCTGGAAAAGGAAATCGAGAGCGTCCGTTTCCTCACTTCTGTTCGTGCCGAAGGCATTCTTTTCTCGCCCACCTCAAAAACCGATACCTACGAACACTTCGAACCGCTGGTGCGCAACAGGATCCCTTTCGTGAATTTTGACCGCGGATTGAAAGATCTCCCTTGCTCCAGTGTGCTTTGCGACGGTGAGCTTGGAGCGATGAAAGCCACCCAGCACCTGATTGACGTAGGGTGTAAGCGCATTGCGCATATCACTGGTCCCGAAAACTTGATGAACGCCTCCAACCGGCTGAAAGGGTATAAGAAAGCCTTGCGGAAAAACGGGCTGAAGATAGACGAGAAGTTGATCATCAAAGGGGCTTTTAACCTTGAGCGAGGTATGGGAGCCGTACGCCAGCTTTTTTCCTTCGATCCGCTTCCTGACGGTATTCTGGCCGCTAACGACGGAATAGCGTTGGCCTGTCTTTCGGAAATTAGGAAAAGGAATCTCAAGGCTCCGGAAGATATCGCCGTGGCTGGTTTCGATAACGAGGCTTACAGTGCGCACTTTACGCCTCCGCTGACCAGTGTGGACAACAGGATCTTCGATATGGGAAAAACCGCGGCTGATTTGTGCGTAAAACAAATCCAGTCCGACAAACCCGTGGAGCCCGAAACCGTGATTCTAGAACCGGAATTGGTGGTGCGGGAAAGTTCAAGAAAAGGCAGGGTATTGCATTACGTTTAGGCCCGAACGGTTTTTTGTTATATATTTGGTGTGTGGACGGTCTTTTTTCCGAAAAAAAATACACGGATTCTCGTCTTGGCTTCGTCGGTACCAACACAAAATTGGCTTTGCCAGTTAACCTAGTTTTTTGCGGTTACGTACTTTTACATAGACCGCAATGTCCGGCTTCCCGAAAATAACGCTAACTGGCGTGATGTCTTTTTCATCACGGCCAGTTTATTTGTCCATTTATCTTTGATGCGTCTGAAATTCAACGAAAACAAAGCCATGTATACGGCACTGTCACTGATATTGGTGGTGTCCGCTTGCTCCCGCCTTCTTGTCGCGAACGTCGAAAAACCGCAGGTTGTGGATTTCGAAAAGTTGAGCCAACAATGGCAAACTGACGACGACAGCGTGAGGATGTTCCATTTTTGGGCTACTTGGTGCGGACCGTGCGTGGAAGAATTGCCGATTTACTTACGTCTGCCCGACAGTCTGCGGAATGAGAAGTTCAGTATGGTCTTGGTCAGTATGGATTTTCCCGACAGGATAGACAAAGACTTGGTTCCGTTCCTCAAAAAAAGGAAAATAGGCGGAAAGGTCTTGGTACTGGACGACCCCGACGCCAACACTTGGATCAACAGCGTGGACACGACATGGAGCGGTGCTTTGCCCGCCACTTTGGTCGTGAAAAATGGCAAGAAATCATTTATAGAAGGCCCCGCTAACCAAAAAACGATAAACGATCTGCTTCACCCTTATTTCTCCGAGCCATGAAAACTAAAACTATTCATCTTTTTTTACTCTTTATGTTAGCCACGGTGTCCGCCACATGGGCCCAAGGTTATGAAATCGGCGACAAGATTGATGATTTTGATCTACAGAACGTGGATAACAGAAACGTAAGCCTAAACAGTTACAAAGGAGCGAAGGGCTTTATCCTCGTGTTTACCTGCAATCAGTGCCCTTACTCGGTGGCTTACGAAGACCGGATAGAGGCTTTGCACAAGAAGTATAAGCCGAAAGGCTTTCCGGTAGTGGCTGTTAATCCGAACACGCCGGCTTCGGATCGCGAGAACTTGGCGAGCATGAAAAAGCGCCATAAGAAAAAGGGGTTCACCTTCGCTTATCTGGCGGACCAGAATCAGGAAATCTACGCTGAGTTTGGCGCCACCCGGACGCCTCACGTTTATGTGTTGGAGAAAAGGCCGGACGGTCTTTATGTCGCATATATCGGAGCTATAGACGATAACTACCGAAGCGCCAACGTAGCTAAAAAACATTATGTGCAAAACGCCGTGGAGGCTTTGCTGAAAGGCGAGCGTCCGCATGTACAGCAGACGAAAGCGATTGGCTGCACAATCAAGAAGAAACGTATATAATGAAGAAATAAACCCATTGGGTCTTAGGCATTACACTATTACACATTGTGTCGATGAATGTAATTTATCCTGAGACCCAATAGGGGAAATATCCTTTTGGAACGGCTTCCTAAAATATCGGACATAATTCAACATAGTTTTACGTAATTATGTCTCAAAAACGATCGGAAGTCTATACCCTACATTCCCCCTTATTGTTTAGAATTATCTGCGGTAGAAGTAATTGTTAGAGTCTATACTGCGGCTTTTTCGCAGAATTGCTTAGCCGCTTTTTTGCCGTCTTCCAAATCATGGACTTTAACGGAAACAACCCCTCCCATTTTCGCCTCGTTCAGCATTTTTTCCAGACTTAGCTTTCCGAAAATACTCTTGGCGTCAATTGAAAGTTCCGCCACTAATCCGTTCTGATAAGCGCCGGTGTACCAATTGTCATGGAGCCATTGCAGGACATCGTCTTTTACCAGTTTAAGATACGAGTGATCCGAAATAAAGACTTTGATCCCCCTTTTCTTGATTTCGTCAACGCTATCATTCATTTCCTTAATAAAAGTGGGGTTTTCCAAGCTGAAAAATCCTCTCCAAAAAGCGAATGCCACTCCGGGAATTTCGGCTGACATGTCATAAACTTCCGCAAACTCCCCCTTATAAACGATGGGATAAGCGCTAAGTTCTTGTGCTGTAATCATGTTTTAGGCGTTTTGGGTTTTGTTATGGAGTCTTCATATTTACCTTTTTAGGCGAAAGAAAACCTTGAAACAAAACAAATATACATTTGAATATTTACACATATTAAATATAGGGTATTTATTCTAAATATTAACATGATTTTCATCGTCAAACATTATAGGTTTTTTTGATAAGGATTTCATACGGATGATAAGTCCCGAGAATTGTGAATGTAAAAAGCCTGGCGAATTTTCGCCGGGCTTTTCGTGGGATTCGATAAAACGTTGTGATCCTTGGGACGATTAAGTTTTGTCAGAACCGTTTTCTGTCGCGGAGGGTGGCGTCGGCTTGGCCGGTTTCTTCCACGTCGGTGTAGAATAGTCCACCGGTGTTGAAATCCTTTTCTCTGGAAAAATCGGTGACTTCACGGAACGGTGCGCTCCGGTTTACCGCAGGGATTACCCAACAGGCTATCACGAACAGGCCCGCCAAGGCTAACAGGAATTTTACGGCTCCGCCCAATTTTTTGCTCTTCATCGTTTTCTCATTTTATCGAAAAACCGGTGTAAAGGCAAGAGTCTAATTTAGTGAGTAAAAAGTGGAGTCTACCTCGTTCAGTCTCTTTACTCTGGACTCTTTATCCTTTATTCACAATCATAGAGTTTCGGTGATTTCCGGGAATACCAGATAGAACATCACGTAAGCGGCCAATAGTGTAAGCACTATGTTGAAAGCCTGTCCGCAGATATATAATATCAACGGTTTGCCGCCTTTTAGCTGGGTGCGCAGTTCCCGGAAATCGGTGCTGAGGCCGATGCTGACGAAGGCCAGACAGAATAGCCAGCCACGTACGTTTTTGGTGAAACTGCGGATAACACCTTGGTCGATGAGCGAGTAGCCCATGTCTTGCCCAAGCCACTCGTAAAGGCTGGAGAAAATCAGCGATGCGCCGATAAAGCCCAAGAGGAATTTAGGGAAACGTTTCCATACTTCGGACAGGCCAACCTTTTCGGCTGTCGGGTCGTTTTCGCGTTCCACTTTGGTCGTCCAGTACATGGTTACGAAGAAGGCCACAAACCCGATCAGAACGTTCTGGATCATCTTGATAGTGGCCGCTACGTTCATGGCCGTGTCGCCCAAGAAGGCTCCCGCCGCCACTACAGCTCCGGTGGCGTCGAGCGTACCGCCTAGCCATGCGCCGCCCAGCACTTCCGGCATCCCGATCCAGCGGATAAACGCCGGCATAGCTACCATCATTATCGAGGTAAATGCCATAGACAGGCCAACGGCCAGCGTCAGTTCCTCTTTTTTGGCCTTGCAGGCCGAAGCCGTGGCGATGGCCGCCGACACACCGCAAACCGACATATCGGCGCTGATGGTCATATTAAGGCTCTTGGAACCGATTTTCAATACTTTTTGCCCGAAAATAAAAGTGGTTACCAGCACTACCGGCGTTACCACCCAAGCGACGAACATGCCTGGAAGGCCGATAGCCATCACTTTACCGAAAAGAATCTCGGCGCCGAGCAGTATCAATCCCGTTTTGATAAAATACTCCGTGCGCGCGGCTTTCTTGATCCATTCCGGCGTGCCCAGCGTATTGCCGAACAACATTCCCAAACCGATAGCCCAAGCCGCGTAGCCGATGCCGAGGGCTTTGACCTCCGCCTGTTGGGAGAAAAGATAAGCCAGTACGGCCAATCCGAATACGCCAGCGAAGCCCGCCGCAAATTTACTGAACGACTCGCCGGCCAGTTTACAGCCCAAGCCCAGAATCAGCGTGAGGATAATTCCCCAAAGCATGATGTCATCGAATTGCCAGAGGGTGCCGGGTTTGGCTTTTTTGGCGGAGCTTTTCCATTCGGCATGTGCGTTTTTCCAAGAGGCTATTTTCTTTACCGCCGTTTGGTCCAGCGCGTCGTTACCGGCGCCTTTGGCGTGTGCGGCTAGGGCTATTTGTTCGGCTG
It encodes the following:
- a CDS encoding LacI family DNA-binding transcriptional regulator yields the protein MKRYSSINDLAKDLKLSASTVSRALSDHYSISDKTKKRVREYAKKVGYQPNLNASNLIHRRTNIIGLIVPGITSYFFATILKGILSVLDKENYRLIIMETGDSLEKEIESVRFLTSVRAEGILFSPTSKTDTYEHFEPLVRNRIPFVNFDRGLKDLPCSSVLCDGELGAMKATQHLIDVGCKRIAHITGPENLMNASNRLKGYKKALRKNGLKIDEKLIIKGAFNLERGMGAVRQLFSFDPLPDGILAANDGIALACLSEIRKRNLKAPEDIAVAGFDNEAYSAHFTPPLTSVDNRIFDMGKTAADLCVKQIQSDKPVEPETVILEPELVVRESSRKGRVLHYV
- a CDS encoding TlpA disulfide reductase family protein — encoded protein: MRLKFNENKAMYTALSLILVVSACSRLLVANVEKPQVVDFEKLSQQWQTDDDSVRMFHFWATWCGPCVEELPIYLRLPDSLRNEKFSMVLVSMDFPDRIDKDLVPFLKKRKIGGKVLVLDDPDANTWINSVDTTWSGALPATLVVKNGKKSFIEGPANQKTINDLLHPYFSEP
- a CDS encoding thioredoxin family protein; the protein is MKTKTIHLFLLFMLATVSATWAQGYEIGDKIDDFDLQNVDNRNVSLNSYKGAKGFILVFTCNQCPYSVAYEDRIEALHKKYKPKGFPVVAVNPNTPASDRENLASMKKRHKKKGFTFAYLADQNQEIYAEFGATRTPHVYVLEKRPDGLYVAYIGAIDDNYRSANVAKKHYVQNAVEALLKGERPHVQQTKAIGCTIKKKRI
- a CDS encoding YeiH family protein; the protein is MMRRIFEKEDYRAIVVGAFFLLVALGYFGFGHYAEFRPEIERLNATLKKESAQPFRTLAWEEAHAEKASLKAKDSPLGKVLGGLTSKPMKWTDNPLEAFYTKRKVSSDKIKKAETLKLEQDKAYAEAKTAEQIALAAHAKGAGNDALDQTAVKKIASWKNAHAEWKSSAKKAKPGTLWQFDDIMLWGIILTLILGLGCKLAGESFSKFAAGFAGVFGLAVLAYLFSQQAEVKALGIGYAAWAIGLGMLFGNTLGTPEWIKKAARTEYFIKTGLILLGAEILFGKVMAIGLPGMFVAWVVTPVVLVTTFIFGQKVLKIGSKSLNMTISADMSVCGVSAAIATASACKAKKEELTLAVGLSMAFTSIMMVAMPAFIRWIGMPEVLGGAWLGGTLDATGAVVAAGAFLGDTAMNVAATIKMIQNVLIGFVAFFVTMYWTTKVERENDPTAEKVGLSEVWKRFPKFLLGFIGASLIFSSLYEWLGQDMGYSLIDQGVIRSFTKNVRGWLFCLAFVSIGLSTDFRELRTQLKGGKPLILYICGQAFNIVLTLLAAYVMFYLVFPEITETL